GCCCGTCCCCCCGTCCCGCCTTCCCGCCCGCCCGTCTCCCGGGCCGAATCTCCCGTCACCCGATCCGCAAGCCCGGTCTCCCCAACCCGATCCCCGCACCGCGCGAAGCAACAGATGCAACCCGACACCCGCGGATGCGCCCCCACCACGCGAGGCGCGGGCCGCAAAGCAGCCGGCGCAGAACCGATGGCGGGTCCATCGTGTCCCGGCAGACAGAACACGCACCGCGCGGCGGTTGGGCGGGTTTTGGATGCGGAGTGATTGAAACAGCCCGGACGGAAAGAGACCGACCAGTCCCGATTACTTCCTCCAGTCCCGATTACTTCCTCTGGCGTGAGGCAAGTAGGAGTCAGCGCAGCACGAGATGGATTTACAGAATGATCGCCGCTTCAATCGATCGGGTAACTGGATCGTCGACTGGGGATGCCGCGCCAAAGTCGTGGCCAGTCTTGGTGCCATCGGGTTTCACCTGTGGACCGGTGTTGAGGTCAAGGCCGCGTCTGTAAACTCCGTCTCCCCTTGGGAGTCGGCGGGGGTGAGGGCCGATCTTCCTTGGAGAGCCAATCATGCCGACGAGTGGGCGAACGGCGAGGAACAAGACACCAATCGAAGCCGGACACGAGCTGGTATTGTGGGAGTTCCAGTGAGGCGTAAGGGCCCGACTGTTTGTCGACATTGCAAAGGTGGCCTCGGCAGTCCCGAGTGCCTCTATTGCCACGGAACCGGATTGGAGCACTCTGGGCCGTGGCACCCTCAAGGTGCGAGTGGACGGCCCAGCGGCTTGTCTGTTGAGCCACGACCACTACTGCAACCTCGCTCTCGTATATGCTGGTGCCATCTCTGCGGCTGTGTCCTCAAAGACACGAGACGGTTACGGAGACATCTCAAGGGCTGCCGTCGGAGGCAACGGCCACGCTGATCCACCAGAATTGCAAGTTTCGATTCTCGTGAGGAGGGAACCGTACCAGTCCCAATTTCTTCCTCTGTCCCAATTTCTTCCTCTCTCGACAGAGTCGGTCTAGGAGAATCAGGAGATGACCAATCCAACGCAAGGTACCGCGTTCGTACTTCGGATTGCGCCGAGTGGCATTGATCGCATGCAGGAGGCACTCCGCTGCAACCAGCTTATAATCGGCTGGGCGAAGGCCACAGGCCTCTTGGACGGGTCGCTATCCTGGGAGAGCTTTCGAGAGATCATTCGGCTGGCATACCACGCCGGTGAACGCGATCTGCGCGGAGCCGGCCGCGGCGCGGGCAACATGTGGCGATTTATCCGCGACATGCATGTCGGCGACCTCGTTGTAGTTCCCTATGGTTCAGCTTTCTATTTGGCCAGAGTGACTGGACCTGCCACATACGACCCTGCCCATGTCAACGACGACACCGCATACCGGCGGCGCGTTGAGTGGCTCAACAACGGACACCCGATTCCTCGGCAGTTGGCAAGGTCGGCACTGCTTGCCCGGATGAAAATTCAAGGAACGAGCGCACAGGCCGCGGACCTGCTTGAAGAGATTAATGAGTGTCTAAAGGTCGCTGAGCGCGGCAACCAACCGACCTTCGAGCAAGATCTCCAAGCACGTTTGATCAGAGAAGTTCTTGAAGAGATGCGCAGTGGCAGAATCTCTGACTTTGGCTTTGAACGGCTCATTCAGACAGTGTTGACAGGGATGGGGGCAGAGGACGTACGCATCGTTCCGCGA
This sequence is a window from Phycisphaerales bacterium. Protein-coding genes within it:
- a CDS encoding restriction endonuclease — translated: MTNPTQGTAFVLRIAPSGIDRMQEALRCNQLIIGWAKATGLLDGSLSWESFREIIRLAYHAGERDLRGAGRGAGNMWRFIRDMHVGDLVVVPYGSAFYLARVTGPATYDPAHVNDDTAYRRRVEWLNNGHPIPRQLARSALLARMKIQGTSAQAADLLEEINECLKVAERGNQPTFEQDLQARLIREVLEEMRSGRISDFGFERLIQTVLTGMGAEDVRIVPRNQDKGADLVATFRVAEAFEIVIAIQAKHWQPSPPVGKDVIAQTISGIEAEEADFGMVITTGTFSADAEFTAESYFKDEGVRIRLIDGEQFAKFIVEHGIRLTLGSEVQRR